The following are encoded together in the Bombus fervidus isolate BK054 chromosome 10, iyBomFerv1, whole genome shotgun sequence genome:
- the LOC139991450 gene encoding uncharacterized protein — MTSVRQIFRCTRRLCQISESGTKVANQFARCTSTQARQKIMEDENGKRIFLSPFGEFTPNEMLVQEYIWKNATKFANNIALECSVTGRKYTYSEARDAANYIGRSLINMGLRKGDVVALISPNYPEAILGTIGILEADLIVTTINPTYTADEMKSQLKVANVKAVITVAEIAPIVLQASRDILASGGHLVVIEDGSGPIPDGTVPFKDLIARGKTLPPITSYQMSVNDVAILPFSSGTTGLPKGVMLTHNNLVSNMQMVEQTCEEKLWRSTTADFQEVLPLILPFFHIFGLNGMVLPRIACGAKLITVPKFTPELFINVLMKHKVTGLYIVPPILLFLNACTYIKEHVFESMHHFVSGAAPLSHTDIEKFYQKYQLNSDRLKISQGYGMTETSPVVTLDLGDSKLGSIGRNIVGCEIRLVNPNTKEDISEQGQIGEIWVKGPHVMKGYLNNESATNDMIENGWLKTGDIAYYNENSDFFITDRMKELIKVKGFQVPPAELEAILRSHPDIVEAAVIGLPDEKCGEIPKAFVVTSKGSKVTEEEIKDFIKSKVSEYKQLQGGVTFVNEIPKNASGKILRSKLKNECI, encoded by the exons ATGACGAGCGTCAGGCAAATTTTTCGTTGTACACGAAGACTATGCCAGATATCGGAGAGCGGGACGAAAGTTGCAAACCAGTTCGCGAGATGCACTTCTACACAGGCGCGACAGAAGATCATGGAggatgaaaatggaaaaaggatTTTCTTGTCGCCGTTCGGCGAGTTCACGCCCAACGAGATGCTCGTTCAGGAATACATCTGGAAAAATGCTACGAAATTCGCTAACAATATTGCGCTG GAGTGCTCAGTGACCGGAAGGAAGTATACGTACAGCGAAGCGAGGGACGCAGCTAATTATATCGGAAGAAGTTTGATAAATATGGGTTTGAGAAAGGGCGACGTAGTAGCCTTGATATCGCCCAATTATCCAGAAGCGATTTTAGGTACTATCGGTATCCTAGAGGCCGATCTTATTGTTACTACAATAAATCCTACCTATACAGCTG ATGAAATGAAGAGTCAACTGAAGGTTGCCAACGTGAAGGCGGTCATTACAGTGGCAGAAATTGCACCAATCGTACTCCAAGCTTCGAGAGATATCCTCGCATCTGGAGGACACTTGGTGGTTATCGAGGATGGTAGCGGACCTATTCCCGATGGCACCGTGCCGTTTAAG GATCTCATTGCACGTGGCAAAACGTTACCGCCTATAACCAGCTATCAAATGTCTGTAAACGATGTAGCTATTTTGCCATTCTCCAGTGGAACGACAGGCTTGCCAAAAGGAGTGATGTTGACGCATAATAACTTAGTCAGTAACATGCAAATGGTGGAACAGACGTGTGAAGAAAAACTGTGGCGATCTACAACGG CCGACTTCCAAGAagtattacctttaatatTACCTTTCTTCCATATTTTCGGGTTGAACGGCATGGTGTTACCGCGTATTGCTTGCGGTGCAAAATTAATTACTGTTCCCAAGTTCACGCCGGAActatttattaatgttttaatgAAACACAAG GTGACAGGTCTTTACATAGTCCCACCGATACTTTTGTTCTTGAACGcttgtacatatattaagGAACATGTTTTCGAAAGCATGCATCACTTTGTCAGTGGAGCGGCTCCGTTATCACACACAGACATAGAAAAATTCTACCAAAAGTATCAGTTAAACTCCGATCGGTTGAAAATCAGTCAAG GATATGGAATGACGGAGACCTCGCCAGTTGTTACCTTGGATTTAGGTGATTCGAAACTAGGAAGTATCGGAAGAAACATTGTTGGTTGCGAGATACGATTAGTCAATCCAAATACAAAAGAGGATATTTCTGAACAAGGTCAAATCGGCGAAATATGGGTCAAGGGGCCTCACGTTATGAAAGGCTACTTAAACAATGAAAGTGCCACGAACGACATGATCGAGAATGGCTGGCTGAAAACCGGGGACATTGCTTACTATAACGAAAACTCTGATTTCTTTATCACGGATAGAATGAAGGAGTTAATCAAAGTTAAAGGATTTCAG GTACCACCAGCTGAACTGGAAGCTATACTAAGATCGCATCCAGACATTGTGGAAGCAGCTGTGATCGGTCTGCCGGACGAAAAGTGCGGTGAGATACCAAAAGCTTTCGTAGTGACGTCGAAAGGGTCGAAAGTAACTGaggaagaaattaaagatttcattAAAAGCAAAGTGTCAGAGTACAAACAGCTGCAAG GAGGAGTTACGTTCGTAAA
- the LOC139991451 gene encoding uncharacterized protein isoform X2 has protein sequence MKTQPFHFEVLVVLLLSVIPWPGPSVFKISCPRDRASVVRRIVQKRWMPILKRHQVELPLECPFHESRDIFRPQQKAKHQHRPSQWTCGLCGKSFYAEKHLDAHFDNRHKSNVNTAEDAVCLADYCDIMRCDVLGNRDFENSLVDDEAGHHSTDIQVWKENTEQRHTSVMPCESRGSFSGTYPVEKACTISGGGAVTNIQQYCHREDSGALENHRLPGTAYHVEIAGPDNRSNACDNGEEDEDEEDEDDEENLVEAALPAVDKKRRKGLHLRKLKANCKPEELQKLKLQCEVLIRDCIAGLLTNLSVRDFQEMEGELNRAICWYLSCDRYWEDTKKQQRHTPWYLLSIFLLVLSLSIYACYYIIWVLFNSAEEDRLDGTGSLDYTDGDLTATSSLHDQSGPGDSRTSGRRKGEPGDDNLPSNEEMPDHYIYVTYPPELKQRLLDSCYNRTTRL, from the exons ATGAAGACCCAACCTTTTCATTTCGAg GTCTTGGTAGTGTTACTCTTATCCGTAATCCCCTGGCCAGGACCCAGCGTGTTTAAAATATCATGCCCCCGCGATCGGGCGTCCGTGGTGAGGAGGATAGTTCAGAAG AGATGGATGCCAATTCTGAAGAGACATCAGGTAGAACTGCCTCTGGAGTGCCCGTTCCACGAAAGTCGAGATATTTTTCGACCACAGCAAAAGGCGAAACACCAGCACAGACCGTCACAATGGACTTGCGGTCTGTGTGGCAAATCCTTCTACGCAGAGAAACACTTAGATGCCCATTTCGATAACAGACACAAAAGCAATGTTAACACG GCGGAAGACGCGGTGTGCCTTGCGGATTACTGCGACATCATGAGATGCGACGTGCTTGGAAACCGTGATTTCGAAAATTCCTTGGTAGACGATGAGGCTGGCCACCATAGCACGGATATACAAGTTTGGAAAGAGAACACGGAGCAACGTCACACATCTGTGATGCCTTGTGAGTCGCGAGGCAGTTTCTCGGGGACGTATCCGGTCGAGAAAGCCTGCACTATCTCCGGTGGCGGAGCTGTCACCAACATTCAGCAATATTGTCATCGAGAGGACAGCGGGGCTTTAGAGAATCATCGTTTGCCAGGAACTGCATACCACGTCGAAATCGCTGGTCCGGATAACAGGAGTAACGCCTGCGACAACGGCGAAGAggacgaagacgaagaagacgaGGACGATGAAGAGAATCTCGTGGAAGCGGCGTTGCCAGCCGTCGACAAGAAGAGGCGTAAGGGGTTGCACCTGAGGAAACTGAAGGCCAACTGCAAGCCGGAGGAGCTGCAGAAGCTGAAGTTGCAATGCGAA GTACTGATCCGCGATTGCATCGCTGGACTCTTGACGAATCTTTCAGTACGAGATTTTCAGGAAATGGAAG gTGAGTTGAATCGCGCGATATGCTGGTACCTTAGTTGCGACAGGTATTGGGAAGACACGAAAAAGCAACAGAGGCACACACCTTGGTACCTGTTAAGCATTTTTCTGCTCGTTCTGTCTTTGTCCATTTATGCGTGCTACTACATTATTTGGGTGTTGTTCAA TTCAGCAGAAGAAGACAGGTTGGATGGAACGGGAAGCTTAGACTACACGGATGGAGATCTAACGGCTACGTCCTCGTTACACGATCAGAGTGGTCCTGGCGACAGTAGAACCAGTGGCAGAAGAAAAGGTGAGCCAGGGGACGATAATCTGCCTTCGAACGAAGAAATGCCCGatcattatatatacgtaaCCTATCCACCCGAGCTTAAGCAGCGATTACTGGACAG CTGCTACAATAGAACCACTCGACTATAA
- the LOC139991451 gene encoding uncharacterized protein isoform X1, with the protein MKTQPFHFEVLVVLLLSVIPWPGPSVFKISCPRDRASVVRRIVQKRWMPILKRHQVELPLECPFHESRDIFRPQQKAKHQHRPSQWTCGLCGKSFYAEKHLDAHFDNRHKSNVNTAEDAVCLADYCDIMRCDVLGNRDFENSLVDDEAGHHSTDIQVWKENTEQRHTSVMPCESRGSFSGTYPVEKACTISGGGAVTNIQQYCHREDSGALENHRLPGTAYHVEIAGPDNRSNACDNGEEDEDEEDEDDEENLVEAALPAVDKKRRKGLHLRKLKANCKPEELQKLKLQCEVLIRDCIAGLLTNLSVRDFQEMEGELNRAICWYLSCDRYWEDTKKQQRHTPWYLLSIFLLVLSLSIYACYYIIWVLFNSAEEDRLDGTGSLDYTDGDLTATSSLHDQSGPGDSRTSGRRKGEPGDDNLPSNEEMPDHYIYVTYPPELKQRLLDSDLPGCSCYNRTTRL; encoded by the exons ATGAAGACCCAACCTTTTCATTTCGAg GTCTTGGTAGTGTTACTCTTATCCGTAATCCCCTGGCCAGGACCCAGCGTGTTTAAAATATCATGCCCCCGCGATCGGGCGTCCGTGGTGAGGAGGATAGTTCAGAAG AGATGGATGCCAATTCTGAAGAGACATCAGGTAGAACTGCCTCTGGAGTGCCCGTTCCACGAAAGTCGAGATATTTTTCGACCACAGCAAAAGGCGAAACACCAGCACAGACCGTCACAATGGACTTGCGGTCTGTGTGGCAAATCCTTCTACGCAGAGAAACACTTAGATGCCCATTTCGATAACAGACACAAAAGCAATGTTAACACG GCGGAAGACGCGGTGTGCCTTGCGGATTACTGCGACATCATGAGATGCGACGTGCTTGGAAACCGTGATTTCGAAAATTCCTTGGTAGACGATGAGGCTGGCCACCATAGCACGGATATACAAGTTTGGAAAGAGAACACGGAGCAACGTCACACATCTGTGATGCCTTGTGAGTCGCGAGGCAGTTTCTCGGGGACGTATCCGGTCGAGAAAGCCTGCACTATCTCCGGTGGCGGAGCTGTCACCAACATTCAGCAATATTGTCATCGAGAGGACAGCGGGGCTTTAGAGAATCATCGTTTGCCAGGAACTGCATACCACGTCGAAATCGCTGGTCCGGATAACAGGAGTAACGCCTGCGACAACGGCGAAGAggacgaagacgaagaagacgaGGACGATGAAGAGAATCTCGTGGAAGCGGCGTTGCCAGCCGTCGACAAGAAGAGGCGTAAGGGGTTGCACCTGAGGAAACTGAAGGCCAACTGCAAGCCGGAGGAGCTGCAGAAGCTGAAGTTGCAATGCGAA GTACTGATCCGCGATTGCATCGCTGGACTCTTGACGAATCTTTCAGTACGAGATTTTCAGGAAATGGAAG gTGAGTTGAATCGCGCGATATGCTGGTACCTTAGTTGCGACAGGTATTGGGAAGACACGAAAAAGCAACAGAGGCACACACCTTGGTACCTGTTAAGCATTTTTCTGCTCGTTCTGTCTTTGTCCATTTATGCGTGCTACTACATTATTTGGGTGTTGTTCAA TTCAGCAGAAGAAGACAGGTTGGATGGAACGGGAAGCTTAGACTACACGGATGGAGATCTAACGGCTACGTCCTCGTTACACGATCAGAGTGGTCCTGGCGACAGTAGAACCAGTGGCAGAAGAAAAGGTGAGCCAGGGGACGATAATCTGCCTTCGAACGAAGAAATGCCCGatcattatatatacgtaaCCTATCCACCCGAGCTTAAGCAGCGATTACTGGACAG TGATCTTCCTGGTTGCAGCTGCTACAATAGAACCACTCGACTATAA
- the LOC139991451 gene encoding uncharacterized protein isoform X3, translating into MPILKRHQVELPLECPFHESRDIFRPQQKAKHQHRPSQWTCGLCGKSFYAEKHLDAHFDNRHKSNVNTAEDAVCLADYCDIMRCDVLGNRDFENSLVDDEAGHHSTDIQVWKENTEQRHTSVMPCESRGSFSGTYPVEKACTISGGGAVTNIQQYCHREDSGALENHRLPGTAYHVEIAGPDNRSNACDNGEEDEDEEDEDDEENLVEAALPAVDKKRRKGLHLRKLKANCKPEELQKLKLQCEVLIRDCIAGLLTNLSVRDFQEMEGELNRAICWYLSCDRYWEDTKKQQRHTPWYLLSIFLLVLSLSIYACYYIIWVLFNSAEEDRLDGTGSLDYTDGDLTATSSLHDQSGPGDSRTSGRRKGEPGDDNLPSNEEMPDHYIYVTYPPELKQRLLDSDLPGCSCYNRTTRL; encoded by the exons ATGCCAATTCTGAAGAGACATCAGGTAGAACTGCCTCTGGAGTGCCCGTTCCACGAAAGTCGAGATATTTTTCGACCACAGCAAAAGGCGAAACACCAGCACAGACCGTCACAATGGACTTGCGGTCTGTGTGGCAAATCCTTCTACGCAGAGAAACACTTAGATGCCCATTTCGATAACAGACACAAAAGCAATGTTAACACG GCGGAAGACGCGGTGTGCCTTGCGGATTACTGCGACATCATGAGATGCGACGTGCTTGGAAACCGTGATTTCGAAAATTCCTTGGTAGACGATGAGGCTGGCCACCATAGCACGGATATACAAGTTTGGAAAGAGAACACGGAGCAACGTCACACATCTGTGATGCCTTGTGAGTCGCGAGGCAGTTTCTCGGGGACGTATCCGGTCGAGAAAGCCTGCACTATCTCCGGTGGCGGAGCTGTCACCAACATTCAGCAATATTGTCATCGAGAGGACAGCGGGGCTTTAGAGAATCATCGTTTGCCAGGAACTGCATACCACGTCGAAATCGCTGGTCCGGATAACAGGAGTAACGCCTGCGACAACGGCGAAGAggacgaagacgaagaagacgaGGACGATGAAGAGAATCTCGTGGAAGCGGCGTTGCCAGCCGTCGACAAGAAGAGGCGTAAGGGGTTGCACCTGAGGAAACTGAAGGCCAACTGCAAGCCGGAGGAGCTGCAGAAGCTGAAGTTGCAATGCGAA GTACTGATCCGCGATTGCATCGCTGGACTCTTGACGAATCTTTCAGTACGAGATTTTCAGGAAATGGAAG gTGAGTTGAATCGCGCGATATGCTGGTACCTTAGTTGCGACAGGTATTGGGAAGACACGAAAAAGCAACAGAGGCACACACCTTGGTACCTGTTAAGCATTTTTCTGCTCGTTCTGTCTTTGTCCATTTATGCGTGCTACTACATTATTTGGGTGTTGTTCAA TTCAGCAGAAGAAGACAGGTTGGATGGAACGGGAAGCTTAGACTACACGGATGGAGATCTAACGGCTACGTCCTCGTTACACGATCAGAGTGGTCCTGGCGACAGTAGAACCAGTGGCAGAAGAAAAGGTGAGCCAGGGGACGATAATCTGCCTTCGAACGAAGAAATGCCCGatcattatatatacgtaaCCTATCCACCCGAGCTTAAGCAGCGATTACTGGACAG TGATCTTCCTGGTTGCAGCTGCTACAATAGAACCACTCGACTATAA
- the Cart gene encoding carcinine transporter isoform X2: protein MEDLDENQTSESANAKTTANANDEEDNETYSQCTRYDIDWTAENISVVTTASYVPNASWPIVPCDHGWEYETSEVKSSIVIDFDLVCDHAIYPTIGLVALNTGGPIGVYLFGTLNDRIGRRLSFFTCLATLITGGFLTSMSNSFWTWAATRVVVGLTIPAIYQIPFIISLELVGPNYRSFVTVMTCSFYTMGLCMLAGVTYLIRDWRTLAITTSAPFLLYFLYWWLLPESPRWLLAKSRLVEANEVLERLAKVNGKELPTSFSQKLRQRMMMSRSKSEEERLRNGPGVLSLFKTPNMRLKTCLITLNWFANNMVYVGLSYYGPALGNEEHLSFFFSSLAEIPSYMACWVVMDRWGRRWPLCLSMVLAGVSCIATVLLSSDAVVTTLILFLLSKSAISASFLIIYPFAGELYPTQLRGVAIGFSAYISGLGLIIIPFVTYLGKENLVLPLVILGVVSVIGGLSGLRLPETLHHRLPQTVEEGELFGKDWTCADCFRCVPTKPSSAAASYEDLSIRETVEMHEVPEAPIPQRLLEDQQRPSSASVRRLVRQSSVMDTQRDSDGSIKMTYWF from the exons ATGGAAGACTTGGATGAAAATCAAACGTCCGAATCAGCGAACGCCAAGACGACTGCAAACGCGAACGACGAA GAGGACAATGAAACGTACAGTCAATGCACACGATACGATATCGATTGGACAGCGGAAAATATTTCTGTCGTGACAACGGCTTCGTACGTGCCAAATGCATCATGGCCCATTGTTCCATGCGATCATGGTTGGGAGTATGAAACTTCAGAAGTGAAATCTTCCATCGTTATCGAT TTCGATCTCGTGTGCGATCATGCGATTTATCCGACGATTGGGTTGGTCGCCCTAAACACgggaggaccaattggagtgTACCTTTTCGGCACGCTAAACGATAG AATTGGTAGAAGATTGTCTTTCTTCACGTGTCTGGCGACTTTAATAACCGGTGGATTTTTAACGTCGATGTCGAACAGCTTTTGGACCTGGGCTGCTACCAGGGTGGTCGTTGGTTTAACGATTCCTGCTATTTATCAGATACCTTTTATCATAT CTTTGGAACTGGTTGGACCAAATTATCGATCATTCGTGACAGTGATGACGTGCAGCTTCTATACAATGGGATTGTGTATGTTGGCTGGTGTGACCTATTTGATAAGAGATTGGAGAACGCTTGCCATAACCACGAGCGCAccctttcttttgtatttcttATACTGGTG GTTGCTGCCAGAATCACCGAGATGGTTATTGGCGAAAAGTCGATTAGTTGAAGCTAACGAAGTCTTGGAACGATTAGCCAAAGTAAATGGGAAAGAGTTACCTACTTCTTTCTCGCAAAAGCTACGCCAACGAATGATGATGTCACGATCAAAAAGTGAAGAGGAGAGATTACGTAACGGGCCCGGTGTATTGTCTCTCTTCAAAACACCAAATATGCGGTTGAAGACATGTCTCATTACTCTAAATTG GTTTGCCAATAATATGGTATATGTCGGATTATCGTATTACGGGCCAGCGTTAGGTAACGAGGAACACCTGAGCTTTTTCTTCTCGTCTCTGGCTGAAATTCCAAGCTACATGGCTTGCTGGGTCGTAATGGATCGATGGGGTCGCCGATGGCCTCTTTGCTTATCCATGGTACTCGCTGGTGTATCATGCATTGCCACGGTTCTTTTATCATCTG ATGCAGTTGTGACGACGCTAATTCTATTCCTCTTATCAAAATCCGCAATATCAGcctcttttttaattatatatccGTTCGCCGGTGAACTTTACCCTACACAACTACGCGGCGTAGCGATAGGTTTCTCCGCCTACATCAGTGGTCTCGGCCTTATAATCATTCCTTTTGTTACTTATCTT GGCAAGGAGAACTTGGTACTGCCCCTCGTGATTCTTGGCGTCGTATCTGTAATCGGCGGACTGTCTGGCTTGCGTTTGCCGGAGACGCTGCATCATCGATTACCACAGACTGTGGAGGAAGGGGAGCTGTTTGGAAAAGATTGGACTTGTGCCGATTGTTTTCGTTGCGTCCCGACCAA ACCTTCATCGGCCGCGGCTTCCTACGAAGATTTATCGATCAGAGAGACGGTGGAGATGCACGAAGTACCTGAGGCACCGATTCCTCAGAGACTGTTAGAGGATCAACAAAGGCCCAGTAGTGCGAGCGTACGTCGGCTGGTTCGACAATCCAGCGTGATGGACACGCAACGGGATTCCGATGGATCCATTAAGATGACTTACTGGTTTTAG
- the Cart gene encoding carcinine transporter isoform X1, translating into MEDLDENQTSESANAKTTANANDEDGFDLDDLLPIVGEFGRYQKQLLWLVCLPACLPCGFCAFNQLFMSDTPPHWCKVPGLETLDVSRRKRLAIPISQEDNETYSQCTRYDIDWTAENISVVTTASYVPNASWPIVPCDHGWEYETSEVKSSIVIDFDLVCDHAIYPTIGLVALNTGGPIGVYLFGTLNDRIGRRLSFFTCLATLITGGFLTSMSNSFWTWAATRVVVGLTIPAIYQIPFIISLELVGPNYRSFVTVMTCSFYTMGLCMLAGVTYLIRDWRTLAITTSAPFLLYFLYWWLLPESPRWLLAKSRLVEANEVLERLAKVNGKELPTSFSQKLRQRMMMSRSKSEEERLRNGPGVLSLFKTPNMRLKTCLITLNWFANNMVYVGLSYYGPALGNEEHLSFFFSSLAEIPSYMACWVVMDRWGRRWPLCLSMVLAGVSCIATVLLSSDAVVTTLILFLLSKSAISASFLIIYPFAGELYPTQLRGVAIGFSAYISGLGLIIIPFVTYLGKENLVLPLVILGVVSVIGGLSGLRLPETLHHRLPQTVEEGELFGKDWTCADCFRCVPTKPSSAAASYEDLSIRETVEMHEVPEAPIPQRLLEDQQRPSSASVRRLVRQSSVMDTQRDSDGSIKMTYWF; encoded by the exons ATGGAAGACTTGGATGAAAATCAAACGTCCGAATCAGCGAACGCCAAGACGACTGCAAACGCGAACGACGAA GATGGCTTTGATCTCGATGATCTTCTACCGATTGTCGGTGAATTCGGTCGTTATCAGAAGCAACTTCTCTGGCTCGTGTGTCTTCCGGCGTGTCTTCCGTGTGGTTTTTGCGCCTTCAATCAACTCTTCATGTCCGACACGCCACCCCACTGGTGCAAAGTACCGGGGTTGGAGACTCTGGATGTCTCCCGGAGAAAGAGACTCGCGATTCCAATTAGTCAG GAGGACAATGAAACGTACAGTCAATGCACACGATACGATATCGATTGGACAGCGGAAAATATTTCTGTCGTGACAACGGCTTCGTACGTGCCAAATGCATCATGGCCCATTGTTCCATGCGATCATGGTTGGGAGTATGAAACTTCAGAAGTGAAATCTTCCATCGTTATCGAT TTCGATCTCGTGTGCGATCATGCGATTTATCCGACGATTGGGTTGGTCGCCCTAAACACgggaggaccaattggagtgTACCTTTTCGGCACGCTAAACGATAG AATTGGTAGAAGATTGTCTTTCTTCACGTGTCTGGCGACTTTAATAACCGGTGGATTTTTAACGTCGATGTCGAACAGCTTTTGGACCTGGGCTGCTACCAGGGTGGTCGTTGGTTTAACGATTCCTGCTATTTATCAGATACCTTTTATCATAT CTTTGGAACTGGTTGGACCAAATTATCGATCATTCGTGACAGTGATGACGTGCAGCTTCTATACAATGGGATTGTGTATGTTGGCTGGTGTGACCTATTTGATAAGAGATTGGAGAACGCTTGCCATAACCACGAGCGCAccctttcttttgtatttcttATACTGGTG GTTGCTGCCAGAATCACCGAGATGGTTATTGGCGAAAAGTCGATTAGTTGAAGCTAACGAAGTCTTGGAACGATTAGCCAAAGTAAATGGGAAAGAGTTACCTACTTCTTTCTCGCAAAAGCTACGCCAACGAATGATGATGTCACGATCAAAAAGTGAAGAGGAGAGATTACGTAACGGGCCCGGTGTATTGTCTCTCTTCAAAACACCAAATATGCGGTTGAAGACATGTCTCATTACTCTAAATTG GTTTGCCAATAATATGGTATATGTCGGATTATCGTATTACGGGCCAGCGTTAGGTAACGAGGAACACCTGAGCTTTTTCTTCTCGTCTCTGGCTGAAATTCCAAGCTACATGGCTTGCTGGGTCGTAATGGATCGATGGGGTCGCCGATGGCCTCTTTGCTTATCCATGGTACTCGCTGGTGTATCATGCATTGCCACGGTTCTTTTATCATCTG ATGCAGTTGTGACGACGCTAATTCTATTCCTCTTATCAAAATCCGCAATATCAGcctcttttttaattatatatccGTTCGCCGGTGAACTTTACCCTACACAACTACGCGGCGTAGCGATAGGTTTCTCCGCCTACATCAGTGGTCTCGGCCTTATAATCATTCCTTTTGTTACTTATCTT GGCAAGGAGAACTTGGTACTGCCCCTCGTGATTCTTGGCGTCGTATCTGTAATCGGCGGACTGTCTGGCTTGCGTTTGCCGGAGACGCTGCATCATCGATTACCACAGACTGTGGAGGAAGGGGAGCTGTTTGGAAAAGATTGGACTTGTGCCGATTGTTTTCGTTGCGTCCCGACCAA ACCTTCATCGGCCGCGGCTTCCTACGAAGATTTATCGATCAGAGAGACGGTGGAGATGCACGAAGTACCTGAGGCACCGATTCCTCAGAGACTGTTAGAGGATCAACAAAGGCCCAGTAGTGCGAGCGTACGTCGGCTGGTTCGACAATCCAGCGTGATGGACACGCAACGGGATTCCGATGGATCCATTAAGATGACTTACTGGTTTTAG